From the Thermovirga lienii DSM 17291 genome, one window contains:
- a CDS encoding chaperone protein DnaJ (PFAM: DnaJ domain; DnaJ central domain (4 repeats); DnaJ C terminal region~TIGRFAM: chaperone protein DnaJ~COGs: COG0484 DnaJ-class molecular chaperone with C-terminal Zn finger domain~InterProIPR003095: IPR018253: IPR001623: IPR001305: IPR 002939: IPR012724~KEGG: tai:Taci_0623 chaperone protein DnaJ~PFAM: chaperone DnaJ domain protein; heat shock protein DnaJ domain protein; DnaJ central domain protein~SMART: heat shock protein DnaJ domain protein~SPTR: Chaperone protein DnaJ;~TIGRFAM: chaperone protein DnaJ) — MGAFGEHKDLYEILGVSRSATQDEIKKAYRRLARKYHPDVNPGDKEAEQRFKEINAAYEVLSDPQRRQQYDQFGTLDGTPGSSGPFGGFGGFGDIFGDIFDSIFGNFGGTSQGPVKGQDIEMRLDVSLEEALTGVSKEISVPRWESCKRCKGSGAEPGYGTRVCPVCGGSGQVEQHRRTPFGSFVSVTVCPECEGTGKKIEKPCSECGGRGKTRVYKKVKVNVPKGVDTGVRLRIQGEGMDGLRGGPPGDLFLVVNLIPHGVFKREGDDLHMFLHLSFPEAALGCEKELELLDGTYKLEVPQGVQNGHVFKIKGRGMPKLRHMGRGDCLVHVIVDVPKKLTDKQRGLIEALAKEMNVEVKSGGFIEKLKNLL, encoded by the coding sequence GTGGGCGCCTTCGGAGAACATAAAGATCTTTACGAAATATTGGGAGTATCAAGAAGCGCCACTCAAGATGAAATCAAGAAAGCTTACAGGCGCCTAGCCAGAAAGTATCATCCTGATGTTAACCCAGGGGACAAGGAAGCTGAGCAGCGATTCAAGGAGATCAATGCCGCATACGAGGTTTTGAGTGATCCTCAGAGAAGGCAGCAGTATGATCAGTTTGGGACCTTGGATGGTACCCCTGGTAGTTCAGGACCCTTCGGCGGTTTTGGAGGGTTTGGTGACATCTTTGGCGACATATTTGACTCTATATTTGGAAATTTTGGGGGTACTTCCCAAGGGCCTGTGAAAGGACAGGACATTGAGATGCGCCTTGATGTATCTTTGGAGGAAGCTCTTACGGGGGTCTCCAAGGAGATCTCCGTACCTCGATGGGAGTCTTGTAAAAGGTGCAAAGGTTCAGGGGCGGAGCCTGGATATGGAACAAGAGTATGCCCCGTGTGTGGCGGTTCGGGTCAGGTAGAACAGCATAGGCGCACTCCCTTCGGCTCCTTTGTGAGCGTTACGGTTTGTCCAGAGTGCGAAGGTACGGGCAAGAAAATAGAGAAGCCTTGTAGCGAGTGCGGAGGAAGGGGTAAGACAAGGGTATACAAAAAGGTAAAGGTTAACGTGCCTAAAGGTGTAGATACAGGAGTCAGGCTCAGAATCCAGGGAGAGGGAATGGATGGACTGAGGGGTGGCCCCCCAGGAGATCTTTTTTTGGTCGTGAATCTTATCCCTCATGGCGTATTTAAGCGGGAAGGTGATGATCTGCACATGTTTCTGCATCTTTCCTTCCCCGAGGCTGCTTTGGGGTGCGAAAAAGAGCTTGAGCTTCTTGATGGGACGTATAAGCTTGAGGTTCCCCAAGGAGTGCAGAATGGCCATGTGTTCAAGATCAAGGGGAGGGGGATGCCCAAGCTCAGGCATATGGGACGAGGAGATTGTCTTGTCCATGTAATAGTTGATGTCCCCAAGAAACTCACAGATAAACAGCGAGGATTGATAGAAGCCCTCGCTAAGGAAATGAACGTAGAGGTTAAATCAGGAGGATTCATAGAAAAGCTGAAAAATTTACTGTAG
- a CDS encoding chaperone protein DnaK (PFAM: Hsp70 protein~TIGRFAM: chaperone protein DnaK~COGs: COG0443 Molecular chaperone~InterPro IPR001023: IPR018181: IPR013126: IPR012725~KEGG: tai:Taci_0622 chaperone protein DnaK~PFAM: Heat shock protein 70~PRIAM: Adenosinetriphosphatase~SPTR: Chaperone protein dnaK;~TIGRFAM: chaperone protein DnaK): protein MSKVIGIDLGTTNSCVAVKEGDNITVIPNAEGGRTTPSVVAFTKEKEILVGQLAKRQAIVNPERTIISIKRHMGTDHKVDIEEKSYTPQEISAMILQKLKRDAEAYLGEKVTKAVITVPAYFTDSQRQATKDAGKIAGLEVLRIINEPTAAALAYGMDKSGDHKVLVFDLGGGTFDVSILDVGLDDGVIEVLATAGDNHLGGDDWDQRIIDWMVSEFRRTEGVDLSRDKMAMQRLKEAAEKAKCELSSMTETTISLPFITADASGPKHLEMTLTRAKFEEMTRDLLDRVVGPVRRAIEDSGLSTQDIDKILLVGGSTRMPMVQKKIVEMLGKEPTKGINPDECVAVGAAIQGAILSGEHKDIVLVDVTPLSLGIETLGGVFTKIIERNTAIPVSRSQVFSTASDNQTQVEIHVLQGERPMAADNVTLGRFILDGIPPAPRGIPQIEVTFDIDANGILKVSAKDKGTNREQHIRIESSNLKEEEIERMRKEAEENEEKDRQRKELAEARNEADSVAYSAEKALKDFREKFTEEEIKRLETELDNLKEKAKGENIGAIKEASKKLMSLVHELSARIYNQSGSRDDGFAEGHDEGQSHEDTMDAEFNEEHSA, encoded by the coding sequence TTGAGCAAAGTTATAGGTATCGACTTGGGAACCACGAACAGCTGTGTTGCTGTAAAGGAAGGAGACAATATAACGGTAATACCAAACGCAGAAGGCGGCAGAACTACGCCTTCCGTGGTGGCCTTTACTAAAGAGAAAGAGATCCTGGTGGGGCAGCTTGCTAAAAGGCAAGCCATAGTTAATCCGGAGAGGACCATAATATCCATCAAGAGGCATATGGGGACTGACCACAAGGTGGATATCGAGGAGAAAAGCTACACGCCTCAGGAAATATCTGCGATGATTCTTCAAAAACTCAAAAGAGATGCAGAGGCATATCTTGGGGAAAAGGTCACAAAAGCGGTAATTACTGTTCCTGCATACTTTACTGACTCTCAGCGTCAGGCTACAAAGGATGCGGGAAAGATAGCCGGTTTGGAGGTTTTGAGAATAATAAACGAACCAACGGCGGCCGCTTTGGCTTATGGGATGGACAAGAGTGGAGATCATAAGGTCCTGGTGTTCGATTTGGGAGGCGGGACCTTTGATGTCTCGATTTTGGACGTGGGGCTGGATGACGGGGTAATTGAAGTGTTGGCAACCGCTGGTGACAATCACCTAGGTGGAGATGATTGGGACCAAAGGATAATTGATTGGATGGTTTCAGAGTTCAGGAGAACAGAAGGGGTAGACCTTTCCAGAGATAAAATGGCCATGCAGAGGCTGAAGGAAGCTGCAGAAAAAGCCAAGTGCGAGCTTTCTTCGATGACTGAAACTACTATTTCTCTGCCCTTTATAACGGCCGATGCCAGCGGCCCAAAGCATTTGGAGATGACGTTGACCAGGGCAAAGTTTGAGGAGATGACCAGAGATTTGCTGGATAGAGTCGTAGGTCCAGTGAGGAGAGCTATAGAAGACTCTGGTCTCTCTACGCAAGATATAGATAAGATCCTTCTCGTCGGTGGTTCTACTAGGATGCCCATGGTCCAGAAGAAGATAGTGGAGATGCTGGGCAAAGAGCCTACTAAGGGCATAAATCCCGACGAATGCGTGGCAGTGGGGGCGGCCATACAAGGGGCCATACTTTCGGGGGAACATAAGGACATAGTGCTAGTTGACGTTACCCCTCTGTCTTTGGGAATAGAGACCTTGGGAGGCGTATTTACCAAGATAATAGAGCGAAATACGGCCATACCGGTTTCTAGAAGTCAGGTGTTTTCTACGGCGTCCGACAATCAAACGCAGGTAGAGATTCATGTTTTGCAAGGGGAGCGTCCTATGGCTGCAGATAATGTAACCCTAGGGAGATTCATACTGGATGGCATACCGCCTGCGCCCCGAGGAATTCCCCAGATAGAGGTTACGTTTGATATAGACGCAAATGGCATACTTAAAGTAAGTGCAAAGGACAAAGGAACCAACAGAGAGCAGCATATAAGAATAGAATCTTCCAACCTGAAGGAAGAGGAAATAGAGCGCATGAGAAAAGAAGCAGAGGAAAATGAAGAAAAAGACAGACAGAGGAAGGAATTGGCTGAAGCCAGAAATGAAGCAGATTCCGTGGCTTATTCAGCAGAGAAGGCCCTGAAAGATTTTAGGGAAAAATTTACTGAAGAAGAGATAAAAAGGCTGGAAACCGAGCTGGATAATTTGAAAGAGAAGGCTAAAGGAGAAAACATAGGGGCTATAAAAGAGGCTAGCAAAAAGTTGATGAGTTTAGTGCATGAGCTTTCTGCAAGGATTTACAATCAAAGCGGAAGTAGAGATGATGGGTTTGCAGAAGGACATGATGAAGGGCAATCACACGAAGACACTATGGATGCTGAATTTAACGAAGAACATAGTGCGTAA
- a CDS encoding GrpE protein (PFAM: GrpE~COGs: COG0576 Molecular chaperone GrpE (heat shock protein)~InterPro IPR000740~KEGG: aco:Amico_1442 GrpE protein~PFAM: GrpE protein~SPTR: Protein grpE) — MSKERKDKAMNKELENQKNEGSSPKEDQKAHENVEPAEGSIPSVEALMEEIGKLKTLMEKLEEENAQLKEAAMRVTADFYNYRQRIEKEKERLNALAAEKAIKELLPVLDNLDMALSSSCGDDSEKIRSGVEIIRKQFLDVLCKLGLEPIDAVGKDFDPSMHEALAIEEVEPERDGKVLEEYQKGFILGGKVLRASKVKVGKSESKVDEKEEQN; from the coding sequence ATGAGTAAAGAAAGAAAGGATAAAGCAATGAATAAAGAACTAGAAAACCAGAAAAACGAGGGTTCTTCCCCTAAGGAGGACCAAAAGGCACATGAAAATGTAGAGCCTGCAGAAGGAAGTATCCCTTCGGTGGAGGCTCTAATGGAGGAAATAGGTAAACTTAAAACGCTCATGGAAAAGCTGGAGGAAGAAAATGCCCAGCTGAAGGAAGCCGCTATGAGGGTTACCGCTGATTTTTATAACTATAGGCAAAGAATTGAGAAGGAAAAGGAGAGGTTGAATGCCCTTGCGGCGGAAAAAGCAATAAAAGAACTATTGCCAGTACTGGATAATTTGGATATGGCCCTTTCGTCCAGTTGCGGAGATGACAGCGAAAAGATACGAAGTGGAGTGGAAATAATAAGAAAACAGTTTTTGGATGTTTTGTGCAAATTGGGCTTGGAACCCATAGATGCGGTAGGAAAGGATTTTGACCCCTCAATGCATGAGGCCTTGGCTATTGAGGAGGTAGAACCAGAACGAGATGGTAAGGTCCTGGAGGAGTACCAAAAGGGATTTATTTTGGGAGGTAAGGTTTTACGAGCATCCAAGGTCAAGGTGGGTAAATCTGAATCTAAGGTAGACGAAAAAGAAGAACAGAATTAA
- a CDS encoding heat-inducible transcription repressor HrcA (PFAM: HrcA protein C terminal domain~TIGRFAM: heat shock gene repressor HrcA~COGs: COG1420 Transcriptional regulator of heat shock gene~InterPro IPR021153: IPR002571~KEGG: aco:Amico_1443 heat-inducible transcription repressor HrcA~PFAM: Winged helix-turn-helix transcription repressor, HrcA-like~SPTR: Heat-inducible transcription repressor hrcA;~TIGRFAM: heat-inducible transcription repressor HrcA), which produces MLTERQLEIVLAVVYEYIKTGEPVGSRTLAKRYLRGRSAATIRNEMADLEEMDFLYQPHTSAGRLPTPKAFRVYVDAILRRQRNPGEEYKYWVQELKKKRDDLESALRYATKLLGDLTKCVGVAAVGPADEAVLQKVEFVKVAERTALLIVILKGGLLHHKVIQLPQDMDQEILDELSHRITTVASGKPWRKVRDALLQYVLHGLQSYAENCKAALKEVDILLLKDSYHLFTGGKYNILSVPDFADLSRLQVIMTLLEEESSIVELVQKFSPDRGLSVMIGKEDPAFPIEDCSVIMASNVKDGKKTVLGLIGPVRMDYEHSISVLETILGGISTDVEEEGDK; this is translated from the coding sequence ATGCTTACAGAACGACAGCTAGAAATAGTGCTTGCTGTTGTATATGAGTACATAAAAACCGGAGAGCCTGTGGGTTCTAGAACTTTGGCGAAACGGTATCTCAGAGGGCGCAGCGCTGCAACCATAAGGAATGAGATGGCAGATTTGGAGGAGATGGATTTTCTGTATCAACCTCACACGTCTGCGGGGCGACTTCCTACCCCCAAAGCATTCAGGGTGTATGTGGATGCCATATTGAGAAGGCAAAGAAACCCTGGTGAGGAATATAAATACTGGGTTCAGGAGCTCAAAAAGAAAAGGGATGACCTTGAGTCGGCTCTGAGATATGCCACAAAGCTTCTCGGAGACCTGACAAAGTGTGTAGGAGTAGCGGCTGTGGGGCCAGCAGATGAGGCAGTTCTTCAAAAGGTGGAATTCGTAAAGGTGGCTGAGCGGACTGCCCTCTTGATCGTTATATTGAAAGGTGGGCTTTTGCATCATAAGGTGATTCAGCTTCCTCAGGATATGGATCAGGAGATTCTTGATGAATTATCCCATAGGATAACCACAGTAGCTTCGGGAAAACCGTGGAGGAAAGTAAGGGATGCTTTGCTTCAATATGTATTGCATGGGCTTCAATCTTACGCAGAAAACTGCAAAGCAGCCCTCAAAGAGGTGGATATACTACTTTTAAAGGATTCGTACCACCTCTTCACGGGTGGGAAATATAATATATTGAGTGTTCCTGATTTCGCTGATTTAAGTAGGCTTCAGGTTATAATGACTCTTTTAGAGGAAGAATCATCTATCGTTGAGCTTGTGCAGAAGTTCTCTCCGGATAGGGGACTCTCCGTCATGATAGGTAAGGAGGATCCAGCCTTCCCTATAGAGGATTGTTCGGTGATAATGGCTTCCAATGTGAAGGATGGCAAAAAGACCGTTCTTGGGTTGATTGGTCCAGTTCGGATGGATTATGAGCATTCCATATCTGTTTTGGAAACTATTTTGGGTGGTATATCAACAGATGTGGAAGAGGAGGGGGATAAGTGA
- a CDS encoding Integrase catalytic region (PFAM: Integrase core domain~InterPro IPR001584~KEGG: dau:Daud_0321 integrase catalytic subunit~PFAM: Integrase catalytic region~SPTR: Integrase, catalytic region) has product MSRGDVYLSEKESRRVYVMERLMEGVVTVKEASCVLGLSERQIKRLKSGVKERGIAALAHGNRGRKPKHATPKEVKEAIVGFAVGKYHGASYQHMSELMKEHDGIFVSAKTVGRILREASIPNKHTHKAPRRRRTRNRMSMEGMLVQCDASPHDWLEGRCSKLCLHGAIDDATGKVFGLYFRPNEDLLGYLHVLKQMVEDYGVPRSIYSDGHSIFFSPKGDKLSIEEELKGERVKLTQFGEVLNQLGITHIKARSPQAKGRIERLWETLQSRLIVELRIANISSMDDANDFLCGFKKRFNRRFAVKAEDKEQAFRASPGVDSLHKIICIKSYRKASNGSTISYEGNTYQLLDCRGRVVPLKPKSTVCVTRHLDGSLGALYSGDYFKLKAISNDTDKKAIQGEDIENKAKPRGKYKPPTDHPWRRSINNTIRYYKNKKSYPMNDELRETYTP; this is encoded by the coding sequence ATGAGTAGGGGTGACGTATATTTGAGCGAGAAGGAATCCAGGCGTGTATATGTTATGGAGCGGTTGATGGAGGGCGTTGTGACGGTGAAGGAGGCGTCGTGTGTATTAGGGTTGAGTGAGCGCCAAATAAAGAGGCTGAAGTCAGGAGTGAAGGAAAGAGGTATAGCAGCGCTGGCGCATGGCAACAGGGGGAGGAAGCCTAAACACGCTACGCCGAAGGAGGTAAAAGAGGCCATAGTTGGTTTTGCAGTGGGTAAATACCATGGAGCCAGCTACCAACACATGTCGGAGCTAATGAAAGAGCACGATGGAATATTTGTGTCGGCCAAGACTGTAGGTCGAATTCTCAGGGAGGCATCAATACCCAACAAGCACACTCACAAGGCTCCGAGGAGGAGGCGTACTAGGAATCGAATGTCCATGGAGGGCATGTTGGTACAATGCGATGCTAGTCCCCATGATTGGCTTGAAGGAAGGTGCTCCAAGCTATGTCTTCATGGAGCCATAGATGACGCCACGGGGAAGGTTTTTGGCCTTTATTTCAGGCCCAATGAAGATTTATTGGGGTATCTGCATGTTTTGAAGCAGATGGTGGAAGATTACGGGGTTCCCAGGAGTATTTACAGTGACGGTCATTCTATATTCTTTTCTCCTAAAGGAGACAAGCTCTCCATAGAGGAAGAGCTTAAAGGAGAAAGAGTTAAGCTTACTCAGTTTGGAGAGGTGTTAAATCAGCTGGGCATAACCCATATAAAGGCCCGCTCACCTCAAGCGAAGGGGCGTATAGAGCGTCTTTGGGAGACCCTGCAGAGTCGGTTGATTGTAGAGCTTAGGATAGCAAATATTTCCAGTATGGATGATGCCAATGATTTTCTGTGTGGGTTCAAAAAGAGGTTTAATAGACGTTTCGCTGTAAAGGCAGAAGATAAAGAGCAGGCATTCAGAGCAAGTCCTGGGGTAGACTCTTTGCATAAAATCATATGTATAAAGAGCTATAGAAAAGCTTCCAATGGCTCCACCATATCTTATGAGGGCAATACATATCAATTGTTGGATTGTAGAGGTCGAGTGGTACCATTGAAGCCCAAAAGTACTGTCTGTGTCACAAGACATCTCGATGGATCCCTTGGAGCTTTGTACAGTGGCGATTACTTCAAACTGAAGGCCATCTCAAATGATACTGACAAAAAAGCCATCCAGGGAGAAGATATAGAAAACAAGGCAAAACCAAGAGGAAAATACAAACCACCCACGGACCACCCATGGCGCAGGAGCATAAATAACACCATTAGATATTATAAAAACAAGAAAAGCTATCCCATGAATGATGAATTGAGGGAAACGTATACCCCATAG
- a CDS encoding Phosphoglycerate mutase (PFAM: Phosphoglycerate mutase family~COGs: COG0406 Fructose-2 6-bisphosphatase~InterPro IPR001345: IPR013078~KEGG: aco:Amico_1444 phosphoglycerate mutase~PFAM: Phosphoglycerate mutase~SPTR: Phosphoglycerate mutase): MGSDHYKTTVILIRHGECKGNREGLFRGRYDFPLNDNGKSQAKAIAHEIAQNFKLDKIYSSPLSRALETAQTISSVTNIPTEIRNGFNNISLGPWEGRPKREIKEEFPEEWNLWLRNPERLRLQGAETISDVQRRAFANLNHLIKVHRGSTFAIVTHRAVLKPLIAGALGIPEPYFWKIHVDTASYSVLTHDPQKGYCLILLNQTRHLKNFISEWE, from the coding sequence ATGGGATCAGATCACTACAAAACCACCGTCATTCTCATAAGGCATGGCGAATGCAAGGGCAATAGAGAGGGCTTATTCAGGGGAAGATATGATTTTCCTTTGAACGATAACGGGAAATCTCAGGCCAAGGCCATAGCACATGAGATTGCCCAAAACTTCAAGCTGGATAAGATATATTCCAGCCCCCTGTCCAGGGCATTGGAAACAGCTCAAACCATATCATCAGTTACCAACATCCCTACAGAGATAAGAAATGGCTTCAATAATATTTCACTGGGTCCGTGGGAGGGAAGACCCAAAAGAGAGATAAAAGAAGAATTCCCCGAGGAATGGAATTTATGGCTTAGAAATCCAGAACGCCTTAGGCTACAGGGTGCAGAAACCATCTCGGACGTACAGAGAAGGGCCTTCGCCAACCTCAACCATTTAATAAAGGTCCACCGAGGTTCTACGTTCGCAATAGTTACCCATCGGGCAGTGCTAAAGCCCCTAATAGCGGGAGCATTAGGGATTCCAGAACCCTATTTTTGGAAGATTCACGTGGATACCGCTTCCTACTCAGTTCTTACCCATGATCCACAAAAAGGTTACTGTCTAATCTTGCTAAACCAAACACGACATTTAAAGAACTTCATCAGCGAATGGGAATAA
- a CDS encoding FAD-dependent pyridine nucleotide-disulfide oxidoreductase (PFAM: Pyridine nucleotide-disulphide oxidoreductase~COGs: COG1251 NAD(P)H-nitrite reductase~InterPro IPR013027~KEGG: aco:Amico_1237 FAD-dependent pyridine nucleotide-disulfide oxidoreductase~PFAM: FAD-dependent pyridine nucleotide-disulphide oxidoreductase~SPTR: FAD-dependent pyridine nucleotide-disulfide oxidoreductase) translates to METTKKVETLIIGGGPGGRTAYAALHRLGKKKSMLVMNLEPTVVCSLPYGVGRRLIPGGPEDAVVDISKSPRLPRDIVQNTIIGSVISINTEEKVATIKTQASEYMYVSYDNVILATGAVPWIPPIEGVLMSCDHRSDNEDFSGEVVCVGNQFAPKASLAKGIYVMRTANDARALDKFAQEAQSAIIIGSGAIGLEVAEALADRGLTVTIIEALPHLTPALDKDMAKLLEKRIEERGIKVITEKQATSYHNGSLTLNDGTTLEASGVVFATGVRPDTRLAAKIGIKVEKGIVVNKYMQTNIPNIYAIGDATQIENTVSRKTYLPLIGTLAMRQALIAALNIAGKPTEHPPATSWGVSTIFDLHWGSVGLTEELAASLGMKAAAIVMPVRTREPAMPEGKSGQWKIIFSTEPADSIKKGQILGFQIILDGESPLSTVERFLDMIVRHETIPELIGHFHIHSPSHNPPDDPYMGIMFRYGIN, encoded by the coding sequence GTGGAAACAACCAAAAAAGTAGAAACTCTGATAATAGGAGGAGGACCTGGAGGAAGGACTGCTTATGCTGCCTTACATCGCTTGGGCAAAAAAAAATCAATGCTAGTAATGAACCTGGAACCAACCGTAGTCTGCAGCCTTCCATACGGAGTGGGAAGACGACTGATACCCGGAGGACCGGAAGATGCAGTTGTAGATATTTCAAAATCTCCAAGGCTGCCAAGGGATATAGTGCAAAACACAATAATCGGTAGTGTAATATCCATTAACACGGAGGAAAAAGTTGCTACTATCAAGACGCAAGCATCTGAGTATATGTACGTATCCTACGATAACGTCATACTAGCTACAGGTGCTGTACCATGGATCCCACCAATAGAGGGCGTCCTTATGTCTTGTGACCATCGAAGTGATAACGAAGACTTTTCTGGAGAAGTGGTATGCGTTGGGAATCAATTTGCCCCTAAAGCATCCTTAGCCAAAGGCATTTATGTAATGAGAACTGCCAATGATGCAAGGGCATTAGATAAGTTTGCCCAAGAGGCTCAAAGCGCAATCATTATAGGAAGTGGAGCTATTGGCCTTGAAGTTGCGGAGGCTCTAGCAGACCGAGGCCTAACAGTAACTATAATTGAAGCTTTACCTCACCTCACACCTGCCCTGGATAAAGATATGGCAAAGTTGCTAGAGAAAAGGATAGAAGAAAGAGGAATAAAGGTTATAACAGAGAAACAAGCCACATCATATCATAACGGTTCTTTAACCTTGAACGACGGAACAACGCTTGAGGCTTCTGGAGTTGTTTTTGCCACAGGAGTAAGACCAGATACTAGGTTGGCAGCAAAGATAGGTATAAAAGTAGAAAAAGGCATAGTGGTAAACAAATATATGCAAACTAACATCCCCAATATTTATGCCATCGGAGACGCAACCCAAATAGAAAATACCGTCAGCAGAAAAACATATTTACCTCTAATAGGCACTTTAGCCATGAGGCAAGCCCTAATAGCTGCTCTCAATATAGCCGGCAAACCCACAGAGCACCCACCTGCAACTTCTTGGGGCGTATCTACCATCTTTGACCTTCACTGGGGAAGTGTAGGCCTAACGGAGGAATTAGCAGCATCTTTAGGCATGAAAGCGGCAGCCATAGTTATGCCAGTAAGGACAAGAGAACCCGCTATGCCAGAAGGCAAGAGCGGACAATGGAAAATCATCTTCTCCACTGAGCCCGCAGATTCCATCAAGAAGGGACAAATCCTCGGTTTTCAAATAATCCTTGATGGAGAAAGCCCTTTATCCACAGTGGAAAGATTCCTAGACATGATTGTAAGACACGAAACCATACCAGAGCTTATAGGGCATTTCCATATCCACAGCCCCTCTCATAATCCACCTGATGATCCCTACATGGGAATTATGTTTCGTTATGGAATAAATTGA